A genomic segment from Streptomyces antibioticus encodes:
- a CDS encoding lysylphosphatidylglycerol synthase transmembrane domain-containing protein, with the protein MTPLPLPLDTATGTAAAPPVPPPSEPPAPSPALPGATLARYALSLLPLLYLGVWAAVDWHAVRDGTTRLATADPWWLLAGLFFTYLGAVAAACVRQGAIQDRLPPGLLVASQIAAGAANHVLPASLGAHAVTVRFLQRQGVPLARATASIGLYSLVRALAKTPLVLAFLFMAPVAALIPDDRALLLAAVGIVLAPAVGALLVGVVRPLRGPALGFVRTALTDVRRLHTRPARFVPLWGGALAAPLIQACVVASVGKALGLPLSWPELLFAFLAASTAAGAVPAPGGIGPVDAALVLALAGYGAPLALATATVIGYRTLTVWVPLLPGMLVLSALVQRRHL; encoded by the coding sequence GTGACCCCGCTCCCGCTCCCGCTCGACACCGCCACCGGCACCGCCGCGGCCCCGCCGGTCCCCCCGCCGTCGGAACCCCCGGCCCCCTCCCCCGCGCTTCCCGGCGCCACCCTCGCCCGGTACGCCCTCAGCCTGCTCCCGCTGCTGTATCTCGGGGTGTGGGCGGCCGTCGACTGGCACGCCGTGCGCGACGGCACCACGCGGCTGGCCACCGCCGACCCGTGGTGGCTGCTGGCCGGGCTCTTCTTCACCTACCTCGGCGCGGTCGCCGCCGCCTGTGTCCGGCAGGGCGCGATCCAGGACCGGCTGCCACCGGGTCTGCTGGTCGCCTCCCAGATCGCCGCGGGCGCCGCGAACCACGTCCTGCCCGCGAGCCTCGGCGCCCACGCGGTCACCGTCCGCTTCCTCCAGCGGCAGGGCGTCCCGCTGGCCCGCGCGACCGCGTCGATCGGGCTGTACTCGCTGGTCAGGGCATTGGCGAAGACACCTCTGGTGCTCGCCTTCCTCTTCATGGCCCCGGTGGCGGCGCTCATCCCCGACGACCGCGCCCTGCTGCTGGCCGCCGTGGGGATCGTGCTGGCGCCCGCGGTGGGCGCGCTGCTGGTCGGCGTGGTCCGGCCGCTGCGCGGCCCCGCGCTGGGGTTCGTGCGCACGGCCCTCACCGACGTCCGCCGGCTGCACACCCGTCCGGCCAGGTTCGTGCCGCTGTGGGGCGGGGCGCTGGCGGCGCCGCTGATCCAGGCGTGTGTGGTGGCGTCGGTGGGGAAGGCGCTCGGGCTGCCCCTGAGCTGGCCCGAGCTGCTCTTCGCGTTCCTCGCGGCGAGCACCGCGGCCGGTGCCGTCCCGGCGCCGGGCGGGATCGGTCCGGTGGACGCGGCCCTGGTGCTGGCGCTGGCCGGGTACGGCGCCCCGCTGGCCCTGGCCACGGCCACCGTCATCGGCTACCGCACGCTGACGGTGTGGGTGCCGCTGCTGCCCGGGATGCTGGTGCTCTCGGCGCTGGTGCAGCGGCGGCACCTGTGA
- a CDS encoding sensor histidine kinase, with translation MSGGLRGLRRSYRRLRLGTRLALGLGALALVVFAVVGTALTTYMRDYLSAQLDDQLKLAQVAQSKSIADSGTLAGKKYYRWYYAVYDVRGGVPVLRGPEDPADVPEDVGVLTALARERTATGTEVLRTAHLDGEGGYRLRACEVEPGVILVSGAPLDGIEDTVRMLVTIQVVIFGLALLALVVFGRAMLRRGLQPLSDMARTAHGIASHDLSESASRLPLRAEAPGGGPEVEELRTAFNTMLEHIDASLAVRAEAGQRLRRFVADASHELRTPLMSVRGYADLFQYAAANAPEERERHLARLRAEAARMGFLLDDLLLLARLDAAEVDAAPLRMADTDLVDLVGQAADAFRAGHHGHPLTVLPGPASVRLRLDPHRVRQVLDNLLTNAAVHTPPGTPVSVGVLAAGGTARVRVADRGPGIPPGDRDQVFDRFYRVDKARSRDRGGSGLGLSVARSLVQAHGGTLDLDGGPGATVFTVTLPLGGPGA, from the coding sequence ATGAGCGGCGGCCTCAGGGGCCTGCGCCGGTCGTACCGGCGGCTCCGGCTCGGCACCCGGCTCGCGCTGGGTCTCGGCGCGCTCGCGCTGGTGGTGTTCGCCGTGGTGGGCACCGCCCTGACGACGTACATGCGGGACTATCTGTCGGCGCAGCTCGACGACCAGCTCAAGCTCGCGCAGGTCGCCCAGTCCAAGAGCATCGCGGACTCCGGCACGCTCGCCGGCAAGAAGTACTACAGGTGGTACTACGCGGTGTACGACGTCCGGGGCGGCGTCCCCGTGCTGCGCGGGCCGGAGGACCCGGCCGATGTCCCCGAGGACGTCGGTGTGCTCACCGCCCTGGCCCGTGAGCGGACCGCCACCGGCACCGAGGTGCTGCGCACCGCGCACCTCGACGGCGAGGGCGGGTACCGGCTGCGGGCCTGTGAGGTGGAGCCCGGGGTGATCCTGGTCAGCGGCGCGCCGCTGGACGGCATCGAGGACACCGTGCGGATGCTCGTCACGATCCAGGTGGTGATCTTCGGTCTGGCGCTGCTGGCCCTGGTGGTGTTCGGCCGGGCGATGCTGCGGCGTGGTCTCCAGCCGCTGAGCGACATGGCGCGCACCGCGCACGGCATCGCCTCGCACGACCTGTCCGAGTCGGCGTCCCGGCTGCCGCTGCGCGCGGAGGCGCCGGGCGGCGGGCCCGAGGTGGAGGAGCTGCGGACGGCGTTCAACACGATGCTGGAGCACATCGACGCCTCCCTGGCCGTGCGCGCGGAGGCGGGGCAGCGGCTGCGGCGGTTCGTCGCGGACGCCTCGCACGAACTGCGCACGCCCCTGATGTCGGTCCGCGGCTACGCCGACCTGTTCCAGTACGCGGCCGCCAACGCGCCCGAGGAGCGGGAGCGGCATCTGGCCCGGCTGCGCGCCGAGGCCGCCCGGATGGGGTTCCTCCTCGACGATCTGCTGCTGCTCGCGCGGCTGGACGCGGCCGAGGTGGACGCCGCCCCGCTGCGGATGGCGGACACCGATCTGGTGGACCTGGTCGGGCAGGCGGCCGACGCGTTCCGGGCCGGCCATCACGGCCACCCGCTGACGGTCCTGCCGGGCCCGGCCTCGGTCCGGCTGCGGCTCGATCCGCACCGGGTCCGCCAGGTGCTGGACAACCTGCTCACCAACGCGGCCGTGCACACCCCGCCCGGCACCCCGGTCTCGGTCGGCGTGCTGGCCGCCGGCGGCACGGCACGGGTGCGGGTCGCCGACCGGGGTCCCGGGATCCCGCCGGGCGACCGCGACCAGGTCTTCGACCGCTTCTACCGCGTCGACAAGGCCCGCAGCCGGGACCGCGGGGGCAGCGGCCTCGGGCTGTCCGTGGCCCGCTCCCTGGTCCAGGCCCACGGCGGCACCCTGGACCTGGACGGCGGGCCGGGGGCGACGGTGTTCACGGTGACGCTGCCGCTGGGCGGGCCGGGGGCGTAG